ATACTCCAAACCTCGATCGCCTCTCCACCGAGAGCGTAATGCTCACGAACAGTTTTGTCGTCACGCCTGTCTGTTCCCCTTCGCGCGCCAGCGTGATTTCCAGTCGCTACGGCACCGAAGTGGGAGTCACCGATTGGATTTCTCCAAAGGGCAGAGAATACACGCGTGACGAGTCCCAATTAGGGCTCGATCCAAACTTGCCGACGTGGGTCCGCGACCTCTCAACAAATGGGTACGACACGTGCCTCATCGGGAAATGGCATCTTGGAACGCTGGACAAGTTTCATCCAAGTCACTTTGGGTACCGTCACTTCTCGGGGTTCCGCGAGGGTGGCGTGACCCCGCAGAATCCGAAGCTGGAAATCGATGGTGTCGTGAAGGAAGTTGAAGGCCTGGCCGACGATATCCTTGCACAGTTGGCGTTGGACTACCTGCGTAACGCACGCGCTACACAGCCGTTCCTGCTTTCCGTGCATTTTCGCAATCCCCATGCGCCCTGGACGCCGTACAACGAGAAGGACGCAGAAGCCTACGCGGGGAAAGAGACTCCAGTGCCTGAGCCGGACTTTCCCGATCTCGACACGGAGCGCGTGAAGAAGTCCATGCACGATTACATGGTGAATATCACGACGGTCGATCGGAACGTTGGGCTGTTGCTTGCGGAGTTGGAACGTTCAGGAGTGGCTGACAACACCATCGTGGTCTTTACCGGTGACAACGGGTACAACATCGGCCATCACGGCGTTATCCATAAGGGGAATGGTTCGTGGATTACGAACGCCGTGAAAGGGATTCCCGGGGGCGATCCACGCCTGACGCGTTCGAACATGTTTGACAATTCATTGCGCGTGCCGACGCTTATCCGGTGGAAGCAAGGTCTACCCTCGGCGCGGCGCATGGCCCGCACGACAACGAATCTCGATTGGTACAAGACGCTGCTCGCGTTGTGCGGAGTCTCGTATGATGAGTCGGCGATTCTGCGTGGACGCGACTTCTCTCCCCTGCTGCGCGGGACATCGATTCGTTGGGACGACGACCTGTATGCGGAGTACAGCCAGCATCACTATCGCGAAGCGGACATGCGTACGTATCGCACGGCGGAGTGGAAACTGACGCGCGACTTCCGCACAGAGGGCAAAGACGAACTCTATCACTTGAAGAGCGATCCGCTTGAGCGGCGTAATTTGATCGGCGATGCCCGTTGCAGGGATATCCAGAATCGGCTCAGTAAGGCAATTGAAGAGAATATGCGCCGGGTGAATGACCCGGTGCTCGCGCGAATCTGAAGCCTGCACGCAGTATCTGGAAAGGAGAGAGGGCAACCTTCTTCCTCGGCTGCCCTCTCCTCAAAATACAATCTACTCTCGGAGTCCTTGAACTCCAAGGAAATCTCTACTTCTTCTCATCCTTCTTTGGCGCAAGGTCTTTAATGTAGATGTCCTTGAACTCTACTTGCATACCGGGTCCGGCGTGAAGTTGCAGACCGATGATTCCTTCCTTAGCGCCTTCGGGATCGTCGAAATCCAGGGTGACTTTGCCGTTGAGAACCATCTTCACGTGATCGCCATTGCAGGTAATCTCGTATTCGTTCCATTCGCCCTTCTTGGATGCATTGAAGATATCCGCGCGTTCCTGGTCCGAAAGCGCATTCCAGTAGGGCAGAATGCCGCGGCCCTGTTCTTCGTACAGCATGCCGAAATAGGTCGCCTCCGCCACGTCCGCTTGGTACCCCTTCGCCGCGTAATCGTCCAGGGCTTCGCTCCGGAATTGGACACCGCTGTTGTGGTTGCGGAGCTTCACCTTCACCCGCAACACGAAGTCCGAGTACTTCTTCTCGGTCATGAGAAAGCTGTTGTGCGACAGCTTGACGTTTTCCGTGTTGCCGACGATGACCCCGTCCTTCACCGACCACAAGCGAGAATCACCTTTCCAGCCCGTTAGGTCTTTGCCGTTGAACAAGGATGTGAAGCCTTCCGGTGCATCCGCAAAGGAAATCACGCTGACCATCAATGCCAATGCCAGACCAATAACCGTCGCCCGCCGCCAAATCGTGTTCATCTGATTGTAAACCCCTTTGAAAATAACTCGGGACCGTGCGTCCCGAAACACGTAAACACGCTACCGAAAAGGGGTGGCACAAATCCAGTGGAAGACGCGATTTGTTCCCGGCGGGTTTTCCACCTATGGTATCTGAATTGCCGTAAAAAGGGAGTGTAGCAATGTTTCAAGTCAAGCGAACTGTACGCGGGTTCACAGTCGGTTTATCTGTTCTCATGTTGGCGACCCGAGCGCTTTCGCAAACACCGGCTGACACCCCTCCACTCAAACCCGCAACTGGAGCCAATCCGGGTGAGCATACGACGATTAAGTTGCCGGGCGGCGTTTCCCTCGAATTGGTCTGGATTCCCGCGGGAACGTTTTTGATGGGGCAACGAGACGGCGAGCAGGACGCGTATCCGAATAAAGAGACGCCGCAACACCCCGTGACGCTGTCTTCGGGGTATTGGATGGGGAAGTTCGAGGTAACGAAGGAACAGTGGAAGGCTGTCATGGGAACGGCTCCGTGGGAAGGCCGCCCATCCGCCGGGGAAGACCTGAAGACACCGGCGAATTACGTTGATTGGTCCAGCGCAGCGGCTTTTGCTGAAGCCTTGACTAAGGTTGCCGGCGTGAATTTCCGGTTGCCTACGGAAGCGGAATGGGAGTACGCCTGCCGCGCAGGCACCACGACACGGTTCTACTGGGGCGACGACCCGACTTATGACGCGATTGATGGCCATGCATGGTGGAGAGGGAACGCCGCCAACACCGAACTGAAGTGCCCACGCTCGGTGGGGCAAAAGCCGCCGAATCCTTGGGGTCTTTGCGACATGAGTGGAAATGTCTCCGAATGGTGCCAGGACTGGCACAGTTTCTACTTCGGCGGACCTGCTACTGACCCAGCCGGACCCGCGATTGCGAGTCATCGCGTGCTTCGCGGAGGGAGTTGGATCACGATAGGTGGCCAGTGCCGGTCGTCCCGGCGATACCACGAGGAACCCCTAATGGCGCGCAGCGACATTGGATTCAGGGTGACTTCGGGGAATCCTGTGGTGCGGCAGCCCGGAGTGCCCGAAATCGTGGATGTGTTCGTTGCAGGCAGCGAAGGGGTGAATACCTACCGCATCCCCTCCATGCTCCTTGCCCCGGATGGCACACTGCTCGCGTTCTGTGAAGCGCGGAAAGAGTCGCAGGATGACGCAAGTCCCACGGACATGGTGCTTCGGCGGAGTGTCGATGGGGGCCGCTCCTGGCTTCCAACTCAGGTATTGGTTCATGGCATAGGGAACGAGGCGCTCATGAATCCGTGTGCCGTCGTTGATCGAGCCACGAACACGGTTCTCTTGGCCTGTATGAAGGCCAACAAGATTGGACCCAATCGGAATCAGCATTTTCTTCTGTTGAGTCAGGACAACGGCCAAACCTGGTCAGAGCCCATGGACATCGGAGATCGGATTGCGAACTACAATGACTCCTTTGTTCCAGGTCCGGGGGTTGGCATACAGATGCAAAGCGGGCGCCTGGTCATCCCCGGGTACGCTGGCACACCCGACGAGGTCCTGGAAGAGAATTTCTACTCACGGGTGCTTTATAGCGATGATCATGGCCAGAACTGGACCCTTGGGGCCCCTGTCCCCCAGTTTTCCGATGAGTCTCAGGCCGTTGAATTGAGAGATGGGTCACTCATGTTGAACGTGCGCGGCAATATGGGAATGAGTTGCAGGGGCGTGGCCATCAGCGAAAACGGCGGAGAAACGTGGTCCCGGTTCTACTGGGACCGGGCGCTCAAGGAATGCCCGTGCGAGGCCAGTCTAATTCGGTATGGATGTGACGAGAAGGACGGAAAGAACGCGCTGCTTTTTGCCAATCCCGACAATTCGGGAGAGTGTTATGGGATTCTGGAGCGAACGAAGATGACGGTGCGCGCGAGTTTTGACGAAGGAAAGACGTGGCCTGTCAAACGCCTGTTGCATCCCGGTCCATCGTCTTACTCGACGATGGTCAGGCTGCCGGACGGCGATATCGGTATCCTCTTTGAAGGCGGCGAAAAGCACCGCCGCGAGTGGATTCGCTTTGCTCGCTTCTCAATGGCATGGCTAGCAGACCAGGGGTAGTCCTGGACTCACGCCTGAAAAGGGCACGGTACTTGTTCCGAAATACCCTTACTGCCGCGCCCTGAAACTTGCGAATCCTGACTTATTTTGGTCACTTTCGCCTTGACGTGGCCGGGTGGGGTTTGGGAATATAGGTACGGAGGTGTTCATCGGTCTATGGCGAACTCTGTCTTGCGGGCGATCCTCTGTGTCCTGTTAGGGACGTTTGTGGCTCCTTCTGCGCTGTTGCGCGCGGAGGAGTCTCCCCCCACTGCGGCTGCGGGCGAAGCAGCGCAGCCAGCGGATGAACTCCTGAAGCTGCTGGATACGCTGAAATCTGACCCTCAAGCTCGGAAGAGCCTGGAAGACAAGCTCCGTGGGCGCATTGAGCAACTCAAGAATGCACCCGCACCTGATGTGACCTCGCTGCAGGCGGATCTGGATACGAAGACGAAGCGGGCCGAGACGCTGAAACAGCAGCAGGACGAGTTGGCCAAGCAATTGGAGGCATCCAAGGCCGAGTTGGAGGCTCTTCAAGCGGAATTACCCGAACTCAGCAAGAAATTAGAAGCAGTCGCTAAAGAGCGCGGTGCTCCTGACTCCCTGGCCCTGTATGAACAGGCCCTTCAGCTACTCTCCACCTTGAACGCCGATGTCCCTCTCACCCCGTCTTCTGCCGATCCGACACCTTCTGAGCCAACTGCCGTGCTCCCTGCGGTTGACCCGAAGGATCGTATCGATTTCAACAAAGAAATTCGCCACATCCTTTCGAACAACTGCTTTGCGTGCCATGGTCCTGACGTGCATCAGCGCAAAGCCGGGTTGCGTCTGGACGACGGAAAAGCCGCCCTGGAAAAACGTGAGGGTCACGAACCGGCACTTGTGCCCGGGTCACGCGATAAGAGCGAGCTGTGGAAGCGCATCACGTGCCCGGATCCGGACGAGCAGATGCCGCCCGCGAACTCGAACCGCACGTTGACGCCGGAACAAATTGAGCTGCTTGGGAAGTGGATTGATCAAGGGGCCGTGTATGACAAGCATTGGGCCTTCAAATCTCCGGTGCGTCCCGATGTGCCTGAAGTCGCATTGAGTGACTGGCCACGGAACCCCATCGACAATTTCATTCTGACGCGTCTCGAGAAGGAAGGGCTTAAGCCGTCTCCTCAGGCTGCCAAGGAAACGCTCATTCGTCGCGTTTCGCTAGACCTCACCGGCCTCCCTCCCACCCCGGAACAAGTCGAGGCTTTTTTGAATGACTCCAGTCCTGACGCGTACGAGAAGGTTGTCGACAGTCTGTTGGCGAGTCCGCATTACGGCGAGAACATGGCGCGCATGTGGCTGGACCTCGCACGATATGCCGACACGAACGGATATCACATCGACAATGAGCGGTACATGTGGCGATGGCGGGACTGGGTAATCGATTCGTTTAATCGCAACATGCCGTTTGACGAGTTTACGGTTGATCAGTTGGCTGGGGATCTCCTCCCTGATGCCACGCTGGAACAGAAGATCGCGACTGGCTTCAATCGCAACCACATGATTAGTTTCGAAGGCGGCATCATCCCCGAGGAGTACCGCATTCAATACGTCAACGATCGCGTGAACACAACAAGCACGGTGTGGTTGGGGTTGACGGTGAACTGTACACAGTGTCACGACCACAAGTTCGATCCGCTTACGCAGAAGGAGTTCTACCAGCTCTCCGCGTTTTTCAGTTCGATTCCGGAGCAAGGCAGTGATGGGCGGGACGGGAATTCGGCCCCGTTGATCAAGGCGCCGTTGCCGGAGCAGAGCGCGCGGCTTGCTGAGTTAAATGACGCCGTGAAGCGTATTCAGGAGCGGATGGACGCGCCCAATGAGGCGCTGGATACGGCGCAGGCGGCATGGGACCAGCAGGAGGGTGCGGCGACCCGGGAAAGTTGGATACCGCTTGCGCCCAAAGAGCCGAAATCGACCGGCGGCGCGACGCTTACCGTTCGCGAGGATCATTCCGTATTTGTGGATGGAACGTGTCCGGAGAAGGATACGTACGAATTCCTGGTTGAGACGGACGCGATGGGCATCACGGCGCTGCGGCTCGATGCGATTCCTGATACGGCCCTGCCCAAAGGGCTGTCGGGGCGCGCCGAAGACGGGACCTTCCGGTTGACTGAAGTCGAAGCGGAAATCGCTTCCAGCAGTTCTCCTCAGACTTCACAGAAGCTCGCATTTGTCGCCGTGGATGCGACGTCTTCCGCATCAGGGAACGACATAGCGAAAGTGCTTGATGGAAACCCGGAGACTGGCTGGACTCCGGCAGCTACGGAGACGCCTGAGTTGTCCAGCGCCGTGTTCGTACCGGCGACGCCGTTTGGTTTTGAAGGCGGGACCCAGATCCGATTCCGGTTGAAGTTCGAATCTCCGGAGAAGAACCATACGCTCGGCCGCTTCGCGGTGTCCGCGACGCGCGACGCGTCCATGGCGCCGTCAGAAATCGGTCCGTGGTATATGAACGGTCCCTTCGTCGCGCCTGATGGGAAAACG
This region of Candidatus Hydrogenedentota bacterium genomic DNA includes:
- a CDS encoding DUF1553 domain-containing protein, with amino-acid sequence MANSVLRAILCVLLGTFVAPSALLRAEESPPTAAAGEAAQPADELLKLLDTLKSDPQARKSLEDKLRGRIEQLKNAPAPDVTSLQADLDTKTKRAETLKQQQDELAKQLEASKAELEALQAELPELSKKLEAVAKERGAPDSLALYEQALQLLSTLNADVPLTPSSADPTPSEPTAVLPAVDPKDRIDFNKEIRHILSNNCFACHGPDVHQRKAGLRLDDGKAALEKREGHEPALVPGSRDKSELWKRITCPDPDEQMPPANSNRTLTPEQIELLGKWIDQGAVYDKHWAFKSPVRPDVPEVALSDWPRNPIDNFILTRLEKEGLKPSPQAAKETLIRRVSLDLTGLPPTPEQVEAFLNDSSPDAYEKVVDSLLASPHYGENMARMWLDLARYADTNGYHIDNERYMWRWRDWVIDSFNRNMPFDEFTVDQLAGDLLPDATLEQKIATGFNRNHMISFEGGIIPEEYRIQYVNDRVNTTSTVWLGLTVNCTQCHDHKFDPLTQKEFYQLSAFFSSIPEQGSDGRDGNSAPLIKAPLPEQSARLAELNDAVKRIQERMDAPNEALDTAQAAWDQQEGAATRESWIPLAPKEPKSTGGATLTVREDHSVFVDGTCPEKDTYEFLVETDAMGITALRLDAIPDTALPKGLSGRAEDGTFRLTEVEAEIASSSSPQTSQKLAFVAVDATSSASGNDIAKVLDGNPETGWTPAATETPELSSAVFVPATPFGFEGGTQIRFRLKFESPEKNHTLGRFAVSATRDASMAPSEIGPWYMNGPFVAPDGKTAYDTAYGPESGVDLNATYEDHRLKWVVRPDLADGALQNLPGDVAATYLYRVVKSPSARQMRLALGSNDALKLWVNDKVVLDQNVQRPVEPDQNVISVALEPGENRILMKVVNYGNAYAFYFRKAEEQVGSMPLEIRAILGVASEQRSPRQIARLRDFYREKNSADWREMNAGVGALREQIAAVEKEVPSVMVMEELEKPRETFVLNRGAYDQPGEKVEPETPGALIPFPADAPRNRLGYAKWLTMPEHPLTSRVTVNRYWMHYFGTGIVKTIEDFGVQGEWPSHPELMDWLATEFVRTGWDVKAMQRLIVTSATYMQSSAATPELLEKDPENRLLARGPRFRMEAEQIRDNALAISGLLVARVGGPSVKPYQPKGVWEDVAYGGEFTAQRFVQDYGDKLYRRSMYTFWKRQAPPPSMLVFDAPSREVCTARRPRTNTPLQALALLNDPQFVEAARALAERMMGSDGDTAAKIARGFELAVSRKPRPEETQILSDVLDQQLTEYRTKPEDALNYVAIGESGYDTALDPCELAAWTSVATTILNLDETISKT
- a CDS encoding sulfatase-like hydrolase/transferase → SVSFADGGALHARPNFLFVYTDDQAPWSLGCYGNTYAHTPNLDRLSTESVMLTNSFVVTPVCSPSRASVISSRYGTEVGVTDWISPKGREYTRDESQLGLDPNLPTWVRDLSTNGYDTCLIGKWHLGTLDKFHPSHFGYRHFSGFREGGVTPQNPKLEIDGVVKEVEGLADDILAQLALDYLRNARATQPFLLSVHFRNPHAPWTPYNEKDAEAYAGKETPVPEPDFPDLDTERVKKSMHDYMVNITTVDRNVGLLLAELERSGVADNTIVVFTGDNGYNIGHHGVIHKGNGSWITNAVKGIPGGDPRLTRSNMFDNSLRVPTLIRWKQGLPSARRMARTTTNLDWYKTLLALCGVSYDESAILRGRDFSPLLRGTSIRWDDDLYAEYSQHHYREADMRTYRTAEWKLTRDFRTEGKDELYHLKSDPLERRNLIGDARCRDIQNRLSKAIEENMRRVNDPVLARI
- a CDS encoding DUF1080 domain-containing protein; translated protein: MNTIWRRATVIGLALALMVSVISFADAPEGFTSLFNGKDLTGWKGDSRLWSVKDGVIVGNTENVKLSHNSFLMTEKKYSDFVLRVKVKLRNHNSGVQFRSEALDDYAAKGYQADVAEATYFGMLYEEQGRGILPYWNALSDQERADIFNASKKGEWNEYEITCNGDHVKMVLNGKVTLDFDDPEGAKEGIIGLQLHAGPGMQVEFKDIYIKDLAPKKDEKK
- a CDS encoding SUMF1/EgtB/PvdO family nonheme iron enzyme, giving the protein MFQVKRTVRGFTVGLSVLMLATRALSQTPADTPPLKPATGANPGEHTTIKLPGGVSLELVWIPAGTFLMGQRDGEQDAYPNKETPQHPVTLSSGYWMGKFEVTKEQWKAVMGTAPWEGRPSAGEDLKTPANYVDWSSAAAFAEALTKVAGVNFRLPTEAEWEYACRAGTTTRFYWGDDPTYDAIDGHAWWRGNAANTELKCPRSVGQKPPNPWGLCDMSGNVSEWCQDWHSFYFGGPATDPAGPAIASHRVLRGGSWITIGGQCRSSRRYHEEPLMARSDIGFRVTSGNPVVRQPGVPEIVDVFVAGSEGVNTYRIPSMLLAPDGTLLAFCEARKESQDDASPTDMVLRRSVDGGRSWLPTQVLVHGIGNEALMNPCAVVDRATNTVLLACMKANKIGPNRNQHFLLLSQDNGQTWSEPMDIGDRIANYNDSFVPGPGVGIQMQSGRLVIPGYAGTPDEVLEENFYSRVLYSDDHGQNWTLGAPVPQFSDESQAVELRDGSLMLNVRGNMGMSCRGVAISENGGETWSRFYWDRALKECPCEASLIRYGCDEKDGKNALLFANPDNSGECYGILERTKMTVRASFDEGKTWPVKRLLHPGPSSYSTMVRLPDGDIGILFEGGEKHRREWIRFARFSMAWLADQG